CCGTATCGATATGCCCCCGGGTCGAAAAATCGCCGGTTGATGATTCGAACGCCCTGGAAGTGGTAAAAGATCAGCGGATTGCCGTCCACGGCGATTTCTCCGTTCTGGATCCGCACCATGTAATTCATGTGGTTCCAGGGGGCAAGCCCTGCGCCCTTATGCTGGAGCACAACGACCCCATCGAATCGGCCGGGCCAGTCGTCCAGGTATTTCTGATCGGCGAAACGTCCATTCTCGGGACGGTCACCACACCATTCCAGGCAACGGTCGCGCCACCATTGGAGGCAACTCTTTCCCCGCAAATCATTCCCGAAAGTCAGGAGACCGACATTGTAGATCCCGAACGCCGCCTCCAGGTGGCGTAACTTTTCCGGGAACCGGTGGCCGACGATCAGGATGGACCGGTCTCCAAGCTCCTCGAACACGGGTGACGGCGTGGAATAGAACATCAGGTCGGCGTCGAGATAGGTGATCCGCCCGATTTCCGGGTGGCGGCCCAACAGATAGAGGAGCCAGGACGGGGTGCACGTAAAATAATACTCCACCCGGCTTCGGTTCCTTTTGGCATTTTGCAACGCCTCATCGCCCTTCTCGAATTCCTGAAGGGAAACGGGCCGCAGGTTGGCCAGATTCAATCTCGAAAGGACATCCCGGGCGGGATCATCGAAGCAGAGCACCCATAGCGTGAATGGACCGGCATGTTCCATCAAGGACCGATAGAGGGTAAGCCCCTGTGCCAGGTAGTTTCGGTCGAAGTACGTGCAGAAGTGGAGCATCGAGGGTTTTCAGCTCCTGCACCAGGCGACGATTTCCCGGGCGACGGTTCGAACCTGGTCCGTCGTCAACTCCGGATACATGGGCAGGCTCAGGATCTGTTTCGCCGCTTCCTCGGTTCGCGGCAACGGGATCCTTCCGGACCACCTTTCCGCATAAGCCGGTTGCTGATGGACCGGGACAGGGTAGTGAATCAACGTTCCGATGCCTCTTTCCCGAAGATGGGCTCTCAGGGAATCCCTGTTCTTCGCGCGGATTACATATTGATGGTAGACATGAGCTGCCTCCGGGTTGGCTCCCGGCAAGATCAACCCGCAGGCGGCGAGCAGGGAATGATACGTCCCTGCGATCTTTCTTCGGGATTCGTTCTCCTCGTCCAGGTGGGGCAGTTTCACCCGCAAGATCGCCGCCTGGACCTCATCCAGCCGGCTGTTCATCCCGGGAAATTTGCTGACATAGCGTTCTTCCCAACCGTACTCCCGCAACAGGCGCACCTTTCCCGCCAGCTCGGGGTCGCCGGTCACCACCATGCCGGCATCGCCCAGAGCTCCCAGGTTTTTCGTCGGATAAAAGCTGAACGCCGCAAGGTGCCCCAGCGTGCCGGTTTTTTTGCCCCTGAATGTCGCTCCGTGGGATTGGGCGCAATCCTCGACGACACGAAGGTTGTGCCGGTTGGCGATCTCCAGGATGGCCGACATGTCCGCCGGGTGGCCGTAGAGATGAACGGGCACGATGGCTTTCAGGCCGCGTCCATGGAATCCCCGTATGGCCTCTTCCAGGC
This Deltaproteobacteria bacterium RBG_16_64_85 DNA region includes the following protein-coding sequences:
- a CDS encoding erythromycin biosynthesis sensory transduction protein eryC1: MPFSIPQSNPKANTLAHGRAIEGAISRVLESGWYILGQEVASFEKEFAGYLGISHAIGVASGTDALHLALKACGVGPGDSVITVSHTAVASAAAIDLCGATPVFVDIDADRFTMDPNRLEEAIRGFHGRGLKAIVPVHLYGHPADMSAILEIANRHNLRVVEDCAQSHGATFRGKKTGTLGHLAAFSFYPTKNLGALGDAGMVVTGDPELAGKVRLLREYGWEERYVSKFPGMNSRLDEVQAAILRVKLPHLDEENESRRKIAGTYHSLLAACGLILPGANPEAAHVYHQYVIRAKNRDSLRAHLRERGIGTLIHYPVPVHQQPAYAERWSGRIPLPRTEEAAKQILSLPMYPELTTDQVRTVAREIVAWCRS